One Euwallacea similis isolate ESF13 chromosome 16, ESF131.1, whole genome shotgun sequence DNA segment encodes these proteins:
- the LOC136414080 gene encoding uncharacterized protein isoform X2: MMDNIISMPLAIDDGLEEGEIVSDDLEAISDDSLVSTPLDVAEIQRPGPSKRKRTQRRHKKSSRRCNVNSDNSNINSNFLRTSLKHQLKAAIHIESEDAHRNSLRTRLRGMVNNNSTSESDSGEKILPVRENTPVDVSSVIIISSDSPSTCNEVQEIQPEVTSSENRKDNIAQAEQVDDNRDSLAEELKESDEIDNELIQLRLDALKTALNSKFGNRIRKKKKSQTIDETNKENSSNNSENTSGEEKITETGMDATQNSTTSGHESGNVPVSPEEDEDVLRALLLASMSKKIINETPKLASTEKLPKKLQQQTNKNLLKRINVFKLNNNFTAQNKFNKVVNPEIVITKPLVKPSVMIPRVVPQVKPLIIRVNSDSDSDLDISSNSEKLPVKKQSPQTVIQSTHLQKQIDSSVDKFLKEQRQMAENKLSRNKQKKNEITKINDHNRTIIKPVIRKALNGKGHVQIVQSIKSSIVTPKLQTGSKINDLDKSALKFLPASKREEYKKLQNLIKIKHAQLKTRRNLQTTNYLGADLRGLTFKSGNIKKGSTSDLNLGVVNVTKTNKTKNISINLLNSKLNNGLNSAIKKAPAVSSINVKSRMVSSPKIQPKTWHTQSTQTIDTHQVQLPLKYETRIKDFQRQELIAAEREQEKWKESMGLRDILKQMQTIKDGRLQIQERYKCFRPLVKKLNEVSKQQKHWDNEVERLMGLLAGARDQQDQLHKSMISLVKELAEGKEKLDSSSVIDNPVPKSTHALVTSTPIKSPPIISNLPSSSTSVPFETLLSHVTLPSNQTVNDLKINWQHSTTDDGGCKEAESNIIGSNNIDKFLETNEEGMAWLAKNTDLCNRKLDKVKYVSPLDFTRRRQGLDPFGIMCPFQVNGRCKDAGCTYNHLPK; encoded by the exons ATGATGGACAATATAATTTCAATGCCCTTAGCAATCGATGACGGGCTTGAGGAGGGCGAAATAGTTTCGGACGATTTAGAAGCAATATCGGATGATTCACTAGTTTCTACACCCCTTG ATGTAGCAGAAATTCAGAGACCGGGTCCATCAAAACGCAAGAGAACTCAAAGGCGTCATAAAAAGAGCAGCCGAAGATGTAATGTGAACTCTGATAACAGCAACATCAActcaaatttcttaagaacTAGCCTAAAGCATCAGCTAAAGGCTGCAATACACATTGAATCTGAAGATGCACATAGAAACAGTTTGAGGACTCGTTTACGTGGCATGGTCAATAATAATAGTACATCTGAGTCAGATTCAGGTGAAAAGATACTGCCTGTCAGAGAGAACACCCCTGTTGATGTATCTTCAGTGATCATCATTAGTAGTGATTCTCCAAGTACTTGTAACGAAGTGCAAGAAATTCAGCCAGAAGTGACTTCTTCAGAAAATAGAAAGGATAATATTGCACAAGCCGAACAAGTCGATGATAATAGAGATAGTCTTGCAGAAGAACTAAAAGAAAGTGATGAAATAGATAATGAACTAATACAGCTTAGACTGGATGCCCTTAAAACTGCACTTAATAGTAAATTTGGTAAtagaataagaaaaaagaagaaaagtcAGACAATAGATGagacaaataaagaaaacagcAGTAATAATTCTGAGAATACTAGTGGTGAAGAGAAAATAACTGAAACTGGAATGGATGCCACACAAAATTCCACAACATCTGGTCATGAATCAGGTAATGTGCCAGTTTCTCCAGAAGAAGATGAGGATGTTTTAAGAGCCCTTTTACTTGCATCAAtgtccaaaaaaataattaatgaaaccCCCAAGTTAGCAAGTACTGAGAAACTACCCAAGAAGCTGCAACAGCAAACtaacaaaaaccttttaaaaagaatcaatgtgtttaaattaaataacaattttaccgcacaaaataaatttaataaagttgtTAATCCAGAAATAGTAATCACCAAGCCTTTGGTAAAACCTTCAGTAATGATACCCCGGGTAGTTCCCCAAGTAAAACCTTTGATAATAAGAGTTAATTCAGATTCAGATTCTGATCTGGATATAAGTAGCAACTCTGAGAAGTTACCTGTAAAGAAACAAAGTCCACAGACTGTGATACAAAGTACTCATTTACAGAAACAAATTGATAGCAGTGTGGATAAGTTTCTAAAGGAACAAAGACAAATGGCTGAAAATAAGCTGAgcagaaataaacaaaaaaaaaatgagattacaaaaattaatgaccATAATAGAACAATTATTAAACCTGTGATTAGGAAGGCATTAAATGGAAAAGGGCATGTGCAAATAGTCCAGTCAATAAAGTCTTCTATTGTAACCCCAAAACTGCAAACAGGgtcaaaaattaatgatttagATAAGTctgcattaaaatttctacCTGCAAGCAAAAGGGAGGAATataaaaaactacaaaatttaattaagataAAGCATGCTCAATTGAAAACTAGGAGAAACTTACAGACTACAAATTATCTTGGTGCTGATTTACGAGgtttaacttttaaaagtgGTAACATTAAAAAAGGATCAACTTCTGATTTGAACCTTGGTGTTGTGAATGtgacaaaaacaaacaaaaccaaaaatatttctataaacTTATTAAACTCTAAACTAAATAATGGTTTGAACAGTGCAATTAAAAAAGCTCCCGCAGTTTCTTCAATAAATGTGAAATCCAGAATGGTATCTTCCCCTAAAATCCAACCTAAAACTTGGCACACACAGTCAACACAAACTATAGATACTCATCAGGTGCAGCTACCTCTTAAATATGAGACAAGAATAAAGGATTTCCAGCGCCAGGAGTTAATTGCAGCTGAAAGAGAGCAAGAGAAGTGGAAGGAGTCGATGGGGCTAAGGGATATCCTGAAGCAAATGCAGACAATTAAAGATGGAAG ATTACAGATACAAGAGCGATACAAATGCTTTCGGCCATTAGTTAAAAAACTGAACGAAGTTAGTAAACAGCAGAAGCACTGGGATAATGAAGTAGAACGATTAATGGGTCTATTGGCAGGGGCTAGAGATCAACAAGATCAACTGCATAAAAGTATGATAAGTTTAGTGAAGGAACTTGCAGAAGGAAAGGAAAAATTGGACTCCAG cTCGGTAATTGACAACCCAGTACCTAAATCCACACATGCCTTAGTAACTTCAACACCTATTAAATCCCCTCCcattatttccaatttaccATCATCAAGCACAAGCGTTCCTTTCGAAACCCTCTTAAGTCATGTGACATTGCCTTCTAATCAAACAGtgaatgatttaaaaattaattggcaACACAGTACCACAGACGACGGGGGTTGTAAAGAAGCAGAGTCGAACATTATAGGTTCTAATAACATTGATAAGTTTCTCGAGACGAATGAGGAAGGGATGGCATGGCTGGCCAAAAATACTGATCTCTGTAATAGAAAGCTGGATAAAGTGAAGTACGTTTCGCCTTTGGATTTCACTCGAAG GAGGCAAGGATTGGATCCATTTGGAATAATGTGTCCGTTTCAAGTGAATGGCAGGTGTAAAGATGCAGGTTGCACTTACAATCATCTTCCCAAATAA
- the LOC136414063 gene encoding uncharacterized protein: MALKLTDLSKQELEEFFDSFDTVLSDVDGVLFTDILNVIDGAKESIKLLRNLKKKLYFISNNSTSPLDLYLNRFKVFEAVKEELVRPIDSITWYLKKINFDKELYVIGVKAFRNALEQAGFNVVYDEVTPVEETIVSAMGITENIKPNIGAVIIDFSLNVNFFQLQKCVEYIKKNNAIFLVGAWDTAVPLGKNAYIGSRPFAEIIEQVTGVSPIVLSKPGKPFQEIIEENIGPFDEKRVLFIGDTVETDMIFATNCGFKKLLVLTGLTSDENLKNWKHDEGFKPDYVSDSIKDLFIVASKVGIA, encoded by the exons ATGgctttaaaattaacagatcTTTCTAAACAAGAATTAGAGGAATTCTTCGATTCATTTGATACAGTTTTGTCTGATGTTGACG GAGTGCTCTTCACTGATATACTTAACGTAATTGATGGTGCTAAAGAAAGCATTAAACTCTTAAGAAACCTCAagaaaaagttgtattttatCAGCAACAACTCCACCTCGCCTCTAGATTTATATCTTAATCGCTTTAAGGTTTTCGAGGCAGTAAAAGAAGAACTCGTAAG GCCTATAGACTCAATTACATggtacctaaaaaaaattaatttcgacaaAGAATTGTACGTAATTGGAGTTAAAGCTTTTAGGAATGCTTTAGAGCAGGCAGGATTTAATGTAGTCTATGATGAG GTAACTCCTGTAGAAGAAACAATTGTGTCGGCAATGGGCATAACTGAAAACATAAAACCTAATATAGGAGCCGtgataattgatttttctctaaatGTCAACTTTTtccaacttcaaaaatgtgtgGAGTACatcaagaaaaataatgcaatattcTTAGTGGGAGCTTGGGACACAGCAGTACCACTCGGCAAAAATGCTTATATCG GATCAAGGCCATTTGCTGAAATTATAGAGCAAGTTACAGGAGTATCTCCAATAGTGCTTTCGAAACCTGGAAAGCCATTCCAAGAAATAATAGAAGAAAACATCGGGCCCTTTGATGAAAAGCGAGTTCTTTTCATTGGAGATAC AGTTGAAACGGATATGATTTTTGCCACGAATTGTGGATTCAAGAAATTGTTAGTACTAACAGGGTTAACTTCGGACGAAAACCTGAAGAATTGGAAACATGATGAGGGTTTCAAACCTGACTACGTATCTGACAGCATTAAGGATTTATTTATCGTAGCTTCGAAAGTTGGTATTGCCTAA
- the LOC136414080 gene encoding uncharacterized protein isoform X1 — MMDNIISMPLAIDDGLEEGEIVSDDLEAISDDSLVSTPLGKSLNPRDNLPALSLSSLSDVAEIQRPGPSKRKRTQRRHKKSSRRCNVNSDNSNINSNFLRTSLKHQLKAAIHIESEDAHRNSLRTRLRGMVNNNSTSESDSGEKILPVRENTPVDVSSVIIISSDSPSTCNEVQEIQPEVTSSENRKDNIAQAEQVDDNRDSLAEELKESDEIDNELIQLRLDALKTALNSKFGNRIRKKKKSQTIDETNKENSSNNSENTSGEEKITETGMDATQNSTTSGHESGNVPVSPEEDEDVLRALLLASMSKKIINETPKLASTEKLPKKLQQQTNKNLLKRINVFKLNNNFTAQNKFNKVVNPEIVITKPLVKPSVMIPRVVPQVKPLIIRVNSDSDSDLDISSNSEKLPVKKQSPQTVIQSTHLQKQIDSSVDKFLKEQRQMAENKLSRNKQKKNEITKINDHNRTIIKPVIRKALNGKGHVQIVQSIKSSIVTPKLQTGSKINDLDKSALKFLPASKREEYKKLQNLIKIKHAQLKTRRNLQTTNYLGADLRGLTFKSGNIKKGSTSDLNLGVVNVTKTNKTKNISINLLNSKLNNGLNSAIKKAPAVSSINVKSRMVSSPKIQPKTWHTQSTQTIDTHQVQLPLKYETRIKDFQRQELIAAEREQEKWKESMGLRDILKQMQTIKDGRLQIQERYKCFRPLVKKLNEVSKQQKHWDNEVERLMGLLAGARDQQDQLHKSMISLVKELAEGKEKLDSSSVIDNPVPKSTHALVTSTPIKSPPIISNLPSSSTSVPFETLLSHVTLPSNQTVNDLKINWQHSTTDDGGCKEAESNIIGSNNIDKFLETNEEGMAWLAKNTDLCNRKLDKVKYVSPLDFTRRRQGLDPFGIMCPFQVNGRCKDAGCTYNHLPK; from the exons ATGATGGACAATATAATTTCAATGCCCTTAGCAATCGATGACGGGCTTGAGGAGGGCGAAATAGTTTCGGACGATTTAGAAGCAATATCGGATGATTCACTAGTTTCTACACCCCTTGGTAAGTCCCTTAATCCTAGAGACAATTTGCCCGCTTTGTCTTTAAGCAGCCTGTCAGATGTAGCAGAAATTCAGAGACCGGGTCCATCAAAACGCAAGAGAACTCAAAGGCGTCATAAAAAGAGCAGCCGAAGATGTAATGTGAACTCTGATAACAGCAACATCAActcaaatttcttaagaacTAGCCTAAAGCATCAGCTAAAGGCTGCAATACACATTGAATCTGAAGATGCACATAGAAACAGTTTGAGGACTCGTTTACGTGGCATGGTCAATAATAATAGTACATCTGAGTCAGATTCAGGTGAAAAGATACTGCCTGTCAGAGAGAACACCCCTGTTGATGTATCTTCAGTGATCATCATTAGTAGTGATTCTCCAAGTACTTGTAACGAAGTGCAAGAAATTCAGCCAGAAGTGACTTCTTCAGAAAATAGAAAGGATAATATTGCACAAGCCGAACAAGTCGATGATAATAGAGATAGTCTTGCAGAAGAACTAAAAGAAAGTGATGAAATAGATAATGAACTAATACAGCTTAGACTGGATGCCCTTAAAACTGCACTTAATAGTAAATTTGGTAAtagaataagaaaaaagaagaaaagtcAGACAATAGATGagacaaataaagaaaacagcAGTAATAATTCTGAGAATACTAGTGGTGAAGAGAAAATAACTGAAACTGGAATGGATGCCACACAAAATTCCACAACATCTGGTCATGAATCAGGTAATGTGCCAGTTTCTCCAGAAGAAGATGAGGATGTTTTAAGAGCCCTTTTACTTGCATCAAtgtccaaaaaaataattaatgaaaccCCCAAGTTAGCAAGTACTGAGAAACTACCCAAGAAGCTGCAACAGCAAACtaacaaaaaccttttaaaaagaatcaatgtgtttaaattaaataacaattttaccgcacaaaataaatttaataaagttgtTAATCCAGAAATAGTAATCACCAAGCCTTTGGTAAAACCTTCAGTAATGATACCCCGGGTAGTTCCCCAAGTAAAACCTTTGATAATAAGAGTTAATTCAGATTCAGATTCTGATCTGGATATAAGTAGCAACTCTGAGAAGTTACCTGTAAAGAAACAAAGTCCACAGACTGTGATACAAAGTACTCATTTACAGAAACAAATTGATAGCAGTGTGGATAAGTTTCTAAAGGAACAAAGACAAATGGCTGAAAATAAGCTGAgcagaaataaacaaaaaaaaaatgagattacaaaaattaatgaccATAATAGAACAATTATTAAACCTGTGATTAGGAAGGCATTAAATGGAAAAGGGCATGTGCAAATAGTCCAGTCAATAAAGTCTTCTATTGTAACCCCAAAACTGCAAACAGGgtcaaaaattaatgatttagATAAGTctgcattaaaatttctacCTGCAAGCAAAAGGGAGGAATataaaaaactacaaaatttaattaagataAAGCATGCTCAATTGAAAACTAGGAGAAACTTACAGACTACAAATTATCTTGGTGCTGATTTACGAGgtttaacttttaaaagtgGTAACATTAAAAAAGGATCAACTTCTGATTTGAACCTTGGTGTTGTGAATGtgacaaaaacaaacaaaaccaaaaatatttctataaacTTATTAAACTCTAAACTAAATAATGGTTTGAACAGTGCAATTAAAAAAGCTCCCGCAGTTTCTTCAATAAATGTGAAATCCAGAATGGTATCTTCCCCTAAAATCCAACCTAAAACTTGGCACACACAGTCAACACAAACTATAGATACTCATCAGGTGCAGCTACCTCTTAAATATGAGACAAGAATAAAGGATTTCCAGCGCCAGGAGTTAATTGCAGCTGAAAGAGAGCAAGAGAAGTGGAAGGAGTCGATGGGGCTAAGGGATATCCTGAAGCAAATGCAGACAATTAAAGATGGAAG ATTACAGATACAAGAGCGATACAAATGCTTTCGGCCATTAGTTAAAAAACTGAACGAAGTTAGTAAACAGCAGAAGCACTGGGATAATGAAGTAGAACGATTAATGGGTCTATTGGCAGGGGCTAGAGATCAACAAGATCAACTGCATAAAAGTATGATAAGTTTAGTGAAGGAACTTGCAGAAGGAAAGGAAAAATTGGACTCCAG cTCGGTAATTGACAACCCAGTACCTAAATCCACACATGCCTTAGTAACTTCAACACCTATTAAATCCCCTCCcattatttccaatttaccATCATCAAGCACAAGCGTTCCTTTCGAAACCCTCTTAAGTCATGTGACATTGCCTTCTAATCAAACAGtgaatgatttaaaaattaattggcaACACAGTACCACAGACGACGGGGGTTGTAAAGAAGCAGAGTCGAACATTATAGGTTCTAATAACATTGATAAGTTTCTCGAGACGAATGAGGAAGGGATGGCATGGCTGGCCAAAAATACTGATCTCTGTAATAGAAAGCTGGATAAAGTGAAGTACGTTTCGCCTTTGGATTTCACTCGAAG GAGGCAAGGATTGGATCCATTTGGAATAATGTGTCCGTTTCAAGTGAATGGCAGGTGTAAAGATGCAGGTTGCACTTACAATCATCTTCCCAAATAA